The Electrophorus electricus isolate fEleEle1 chromosome 8, fEleEle1.pri, whole genome shotgun sequence genome contains the following window.
CAAACACCAAGCCATCAGCACAGCGCGTGTATGAGCGCCACAGAGGCCGAAGCTTCTCCTGACCCCCCACGTCCCAGAAGTGGAAGGCCGCAGTCCGGCCTTTCCCCTCCAGAGTCACTTTGATCTTCTCTGTGTTAAAGCCCTTAGTTGGTACAGTATTCACAAACTCATTGAAGCGCAGACGATACAATACCGTGGTCTTGCCAGCGCAGTCCAGACCAAGAATAACAATGTGCAGGGCCTGGAAGGATGGCAAACAGGAGAAGACGGTGTGAGGCTCTGATAATCCGTTCCCCATCTCGTTCTGCCACGCTGGAGGGGATAAAAGCGAAAGAGGAGACTCACAAGACCAGAAGCCACTGTGCTTTACCAAATATTCACAAGACTTCTCTCATTCCCCCCATGAGGCCACTATAACCTGAAACCAGATCAAAAAGGAGCTGATGCAATGAGACTGGCAGAGAGACTGTAACAGTTCATTGCTTTTCCGCTTTAGAAATTGCTCCTAAGAGGGCAGCGCTACCTCTATGATTCTAAAATGCAAACATCTTTATCCTGGTTTGATGTCATTATGTGACAATGAAGAAGTAAGAATGAGGAATAAAATCAGCGGGGAGCGAGGGACACcatttgcacatacacatggaGCGCGCAAGGGTTTCATAGGCTAATTCCTAGTAACACCAATGGCTAACTCCCATTCAACTGTAATAAAATCAGCAATGAATTACAAAAACGCATTCTCTCCCGTCCACTACCTTCTATTCGTGCCAGCTTTCGGAATAAAGCCTATGCAGGTGTTtcaaaagaatggaaaaacacTAGTTTGTGTTTGGTTACTGTTTAACAAAATGAATCTGATAAATCGTGCTTGCTGTGTCTTGAATACAGCTGAGAGGCTGTTGCTGGCTGACCATCTGTGAAAGCAGTTGCTGAGAGTAATATCGCCataaagaaaaactgaattaaGTTCTTTCTTGCGCGCTGCCAACAAGTGATCcggaattaaataaatgaagctgCTACTGTTTGTGGTTTATAAACTCAAAATATATCAAACATGCAATCAAACAGCAATGTTTGTGAAAACAGAATCTAATCTGACACCCACCTTGGTCGATATATCGTCTCCTTGGAACAGGACGATTTACCAAGTACAAAGCCGACTATTTCCAAAAAAGGTTGCATTCACACCACGACTAAGCGAGATACCCACAATATGCACTCTTCCAGACAACCACCGCTTCGCTGACTGATGAAGCAAGCGGCTTGCCAGTTCATTTTACTCCTGTTGGTTCAACTAACGATAGACATGAGGTCCTGATTGGTTTACTTCAGTGGCAGTTCGAGGTTTTTATCGACGGCTGATTGGTGAAAAGACACGCCCATCATTCGTTACTGACACACCTAACTACCACCTGTGCCGCTCGCTCAATGATTTACACCTCGATAAGTAGAAATAGGCTATTCAGtcagttttgtttattcattactTCGTTTCATTCTAAGCCGTTTAATAATAATTTCGGAAATGTAAGCCTACCACGACTGTCTAATATTGTGCCATAATGTCCAGTTAGTCAAATTATAGATCTTTGAAGAAAAAACACTCGGGCGATTGCTTTGTTTTAAAGTCCAGGAAGAGCGAGAGCCAGTGAAAGAGACGCGCCTTCCGATAAACCATTCAACTACAGTGGTGATGAGTTTAGCTGTCACATGGATCACCCAGCTATTAACAGACCTTTGATCTCATTGAGAAACGCAGACTGGCAGGACAGTGACTGGGGTCATACAAATACAGTTCTTCTTTCTCTTGGTAAGAGATTTTAAATGCCTCTGAAATCAAATTCAGTATTGGATAAGTATTTTTCCAACGTTTAAACAGGGTTGATCTGAACACAGAATTAATCTAGGCGTTTTACCTCTTGAGTCGTTTCTTTCACACCTTCGCCCTCGCGCGGTCGTTAACTGCAGCGCAGTGTTTCATGAGATTCCACGTGGAGCCGGCCAGTCCATTATCGGTTTATGGATTTAAGAGCCTGTAGCTAAAGCTGGATTTAACGTAGGCCTCGATTTGTTTCCGGATAAAACTGACACGCCTACGTTACTCACGGAGGTGTCTATTCAGCATCAAAGAAAGTGCGAGTGATAGAAAACGGATAATCTCCTCCGCTGTAGATTGTACCAAGAAGCATAATAAAATTTTATCATTTGTGTTTTGAGGACACATACAAAGTAATACAACGAAGGAAATAGGCATTCAAATTCAATACAATGTGGaaactgcttttaaaaaggACATAAAAAGCAAAAGCTCTATATAGTTCCATATACAGTTAACAGTTAACATAGCAACTATCTTTATAGTGACTAGATTTTATGGCCAAACATATGTGGGCATTCTCCTGGCAAACCTATATTTCTCATTCAGACAGCCAACTAATGTGATCGATTACTCCAAAGAATATGACTCCTCTGCTCCAGAGGCCAGTAGTGGTTACACTACTTGTACTGACATTTGGAAAGTAGAATTGGTGATCTTAGGCTTAAGTAAAACTCttcagccatggaaacctaCTTCTTCAAACTCCCAAGATAGTTTTTTTACTGGTTTCCACAAGCAGTGTGgaactctgtagtgagtgatgaAGCAGAGATTTGGTTAATTTTATGTGCTACACATTTCAGCTCTGAAAGTTTGCCTGGTCAACTGCTTCATGGCTGTCATTGCTCCTAAATGCTCCCATTTCAAATAATAGCTTTTACAGTTGACTGGATCAGATCTAGCAGGGCAGAAATTTTAATAATTGAGTTGTGGCAAATGTGACAACAAAGTCTCTAAGATCTTTAGTATGCCCCAATCTACTGCCAATGTTTGTCTATGTAGATTGCATGACTGTACACTTGATTTTATACAACTGTCATAAAATGTTGTGTCTGAAACACAATAAGGATGGATGTCAACATACCTTTGGCCATATAATGTATATCAATCACAGTATGATATATTACAGgtttctgaaatgaaaaatgaaataagattGGCAATCAAGCTGAAGCATCATAACGAAATGCATCTCATGCAAACAaatttttctccatttttccaCAAGCTCAATGTGGTCCCCAAAGCCATTAGCTGACATTCAGTGTCTTCACTGCTTTGTTTACAGGGTCAGTGTCCCACTTGGAGGAATCCCACCCCAGGAACCAGCCCGTGAATGTAGGTGGCTCATGTCCCTGCTTCACTATCACCACAGGGGTTCCTTTGTCCCGTCCTGATGGGTCTGTGTCAATATACATCTTTGCTGTAAAGGAATAAATTATCACTGTGAGACAGCATTCACTATTTTTTCCTCTGTAATTCTATGCTTCATAGTCTGTGTTGTTCCAATACACATCTGAGGCAAACAAACTGTGACTGTCTTTATTTCTGGATTAGTAATCCTCTTAATCCagaaaaacagctttgtttattttacagttaCTTCACCACATGGAAATATGTGAGCAAtgtattttgaataaaaataataactaacAATAGAAAATACTAAACTCTAGAGCAGAACTGCAAcaatatatttgttaaaattacACCGTTCATAACAAAGTTGTATTCCTGTCTTGTAAAGAAAGGAATGCGTAGTGTCCCATCtttcatatgtatttatttagggCCCCCTGATTTGTCATATAGATATCTGAGCTCTGGGATTCTAAATAGACAATTTAACAAATTAATGGAAAAGTCCTTAAAGTATTTCTTCTTTCCTCAAGAATGGGTGAAATAGGAGTTTTTGAGAGCCTCCCAGCGACTAGAATATACCTTGCTAAGCATGTTTCTGAACCTCCCCTATCTGatgtgacagggtgtgtgtcaGACCAGCATGTCCCACTAGCATATTCTAGTGCAGGATGGGtgtaacttttatttatttattttgtcagacCTTCTCAGATTCTACCAGACGAGTCGGTTGGTGCTTATTGCGTTGACTGTGGTATTAGTATATGAATCCCTCTACAGATCTGACTGTATCTGGACTCCTAGTACTGACCagagacattttttttattggggggtgggggtgggggtgggggggttcatAAATGTCACCGTAGTTTTTCACCGAGATGGATTTAATGCCATTTGTCTGCTactgacacagtaaaccactcATTAAAACTGTCTTAGCAGATGTTATCTTGTAAGCATGGCATACAATGAAAAGATGTCAATCCTCCACATATTTCCAAACTGAAAGCCTGGCAGCACAACTGATCTGTTAATGCATCTTGAGTTACACCCCTGTAAGATCATCCTAGCCCCAATAACAATCTTAATATCAGGTGTATCTTCTCAGTCTGCTACCAAATTGGAACGGGTCAAAGATGGAAGTTATGTcattttcaattaaattttCTGAGATCACATGTAAAGTCCTTCGATACCATCTGTACATACTTTTGAATAATGTGGCTTGCCATCCATTTGGTACAAAACCTCAGTGTAGTCCTGAGTAATCCACATCTCTGACACAGCAAAGTCTACATTATTCCACAGAAAACTTTTACTAATTCATCTTTTTAACAAGAGACCACAGGTTAATAAGAACAAAGTTCTCATGTTGAGACACCAATCAGCATATAAGATATTTATGAGAACATGGGTATGTGCTTTTCTTACTGTGCAAGTTTGTGTTATGATGAAATACTGTCTATATTCATAAATTATTTGTCTTGCATAATATCACCTTTTTCCCTTTTGACTGAGAATGAAAATGTCGTTCTCTAAGGTTCTATGAGTATTCCTTCAGTGATGGCCTTAAGAACTCACCTTTAGGCCACAGTGTAAATCAGTAGCCCAGTGTATCTAAAAATGTTTGCTATGTCATAACATTTGGGAATAACCATCAAGAATAGATATAATACTTTTATCATTATAATTCCAATATTAAGCATTtctgaataattaatttttctAAGAGCTTTATTACCCTATCATGGTACATTATATAGGAATATTGTGATAAACATATAAGTACTAAGTTTGTGAAAgataatctgttttaaaaacatatttagtCCTAATGTATGCAAATGCACTTCAAAACTGCTACCTGTTCACAAACTACGATGAGTTTTGGACCTCTATGCGATATAGTGAAAACGGAATATGATTGAGTGACTGAGGGAAAGGCGCATGCACAGAACCCATGTAATTAAGGAGTGGGGAACCCCCGTTCGTCATGAGCGAGTGTATTTACGTGCGACGAATTAAGCGGTATAAAGACATCACGGGCTAAAAGTGTGGGTGGGTAGAGTTTGGCGAATTTCACTGTTATGATATACAGTGTCTGGTTCCATTTATGCAAAATTTGAAGCACGAAGCTATAAATTATACAAATCAAATTATCAGATCCATCCACAAGATTCTTGAAGTACACTTACTCTTGCACATATGGTAGgattcagtcatttttactgtaggaatttggagtaataaGGTAGCAAAATCCTGTTAGATGTCCattctgtatactgtatatatcaCTACTTGAAACtatacacaaatcaaattgttattgGATCACTCCACTATATTCTGGAAATATACTTTCTCATGTACCCATGGTATGACATTGAGTCATTTTTACTctaggaatttggagtaataaaatggcaaaatcCTGAAAAATGTCTGTTCAGTTCACCATATATTAATACTTGAAGCTTTTTTATGACTTTCGAgtatttttactgtaggaaCTTGGAGTAATATAATGGCAAAATCCTATTAAATGTCTATTCAGTTCCAAATATGCAGTATTTGAAGCTCTAAATAATAGACAAAGCAAAATTGTTTTGCACAGTATATCTTGTCTGTTATACACATCTGTTGTCATTATGTAAATTGGTGTACTATTGtttgttgtctttatttttcatataaattTAATTTTTGCTTCACTGTCCTATTGCCTGCTTCAATTCTCTTGTGTTCCCATCTAGTGGTAATAACAGCAACATGGCATTCTGTACATTAATAATATGGCTTCTATCACATTGAAGTCGCTATAATCAAAAAGCGCAGTATAGTTGTTGGCAAGTAAGCATGTTAAGAAACTAGATAAAGTTATGAcgttaattttttttgttgataGCAATATTGAGGTTTGGTGTAACGTAACTTGACacttttttaattatatatgacGTTACTCACGTGAGGATAGAGGAAAACCTACTCCACCTTTTTTAGTTATGCAACCCAGTGACTATTCCACTTGAATTTTACCATCTTTCTAGCGTGGTGATGAGTTGGATAAGTACGTTTCAAACGAAATGTTACTGAGTGTAAATGTATATTAGGTGAATTATAAACTGGGGTcagagatttttatttaatcaatttgACACTATTCTTACATTATCACATGAAACATTAATCCACTTtgggaaatacattttaatttaaataacacTTCTAAATGAAGTATACCATTTCATGGCAATTAAAAtgttaagttttttttaaaatctttgccAAAATTAGAATGCTACTTCATCTACAGTTTTAAAGCTAGGACCACCAAACTTTTGTGCTATAACCGAAAGAGttgtttgtgcattttagaATGATCCATCACTTCAatccctctttttttttatctctccaGCTGACCACTTTTCCCATAGACTTTCATGGGGcaattttcaattttttcaAACTCCTTTCATTTTGACAGATTTCAAGATAAAATCACCAAATTCGCTGTGCCTAAATTTAGGAGTGATAGAAATTATTCATCTACTTTTTACACCTCTATCATTTATCCCTTCATTTCATCCTTCACTTTTCATTGACTTCATTTTTCACTGCTTTCTAACTCCATGTCTTAATCATGCATTTGTTCCATCACCATGCatcttttaattttcttcattcactcttattctttcttttttatccctccatcctcccataGAAATCCATTTTTAATGCCTTCAGTTGTAAAGATAGAATAACTAAATTTGCTGTATTGATTGAACTACAACAACCAGTCACCAAACTGTACTTTGTACTGACAGTACTCATCTCTCTACACTTTCTATCCTCTTATTCATCCCTCTGTTTTATGAGTCAAACTGGACACTGGAGGTTGTGGCAAAAAACGGACCGCTGGCCATCATGAACAATGCATCACACCCCCTGTACACTATAGTGGGCAAACGGAGAAGCACATTCAGCAGGACACTGatacagctgtgctgtgtgaaaGAGCACTGTGAGATCTACAATGAGTAGTATATCATTTATACTATTATGTTGCACTCATATTCACTGTTACCTTATCTGACCTGCTACTAAATTCACTTTATTTCTACACTTTATTTCTACTCTCTACTCTGACCCATTTTGTCACTGTcctattgttaatatttttactgacaGTCTCATGTCCTATACACTCCATTAGTGCAATAATCAATTTGCAGGTCTAGTTTATATTATGTACATAGACATTTGTCTCTTATGTTTTATCACATATGTTTACCACTTAATATGTTTCTAAGTGCAATACCTCCTTAGCGCAATACTGATGTTTGCAGTCCTAGTAACACCTTCCATGGCTGTACTTGCTTGTCATGtacataatttatatttgtatatagaCCCTGCCAACTATTATATCAAGGTTTATAATTATCTGTACAGCACCTTTATACTTCTGTAACTCACTTCTACAATCCTGCCCTTTGTACTTTGGTAACTCACTTCTGCAGTCCTGCACTTTTATACTTCTGCAGCTCATTTCTACAACCATGccccattttatttatttattctgatttcATGTATGTCTTCACTTGTGCAATTTGTACACTACTATGATGCTACAATTTCCTTCAGCATGAATAAAGTGTTATATTATCTTATCTCATTTAAATAGGTGCAGCTTTGATTAAAAGTGATCTTGGAGAGGGTGGAACTTACTGTTGTGGTACTGTCAGTGGACATGCATGAAATGATATTAATCATATTATCAAGGCATAATTTGGTAATGCTCACAATGAATATGTACAAGTTTTTTACCAGATTTTACAGACTCGGTTCTTTCCACTTCATTGGCATCCTTTCCAATCCAGATAAAAACCTAGGAGTTCAAACCAAAATGTTGCTGCATTGCATTTCCATATTACATTATAGACACAGGAATCTCTATGATGGGTGTCTCTGCATGGTACTGCATAATTGATCTGCTTTATTACACACAGCCAGCTTACTGTTATGTCATGCTTATATATATGAGCATGCATTACTTTTAAGAATTCATCTTCTCTACCTGATCCCAGACATCCATCAGCATGACATCATCCTCTGCCAGGTCATCCTGGGTGAACTCACCAGGCACCTCTTCGATCTGAACAGAAACCATAGAGTGGATGTTTTAATTGTTTCTAACAAAATGAGAGTATTTATGAGTCGAGACTTATTAAAATACAGATTGTGGcatgttttatttctaaattttattttgaaattataaAAAATGTCATTCATAAGATCAATCAAATAGACTGCTATTTGTGATGTTTCAAAAGTGTTTTTTCAAAACAGCCATACTTAGTTCATCTTGTCTAGAAATAGACAGATATGATTGAAATAATGCTGCGTCTTAGACCCTGTGCTAAGGAATGGTCCTTGTTAGGTCAGATCATGAAACTGACCAGTCAGTCAAGCAAAGAAATGGGCCTGAAGCAGGAATGACATGCATGCAGTATTTAATCATCTGAAAGTGTTGGTTTCATATATTTCAAGATGTTATCGCACCAAGCCAATTGAACATAATTGTCCAAGTTCTTTTGGTGCACTAAAATGCATGACTATAAACAAAGTTATAATTTGTTGGTTCATCTCatacagagcaaaaacaattttttatttcagatgcTTTCTGAAATTTGTTATTGTGCTTGGGCTTTTGAGAGTGACGACTTAATACTCACGATGAATCGACCAGTTTTGTTGGAGCAGGCAAACAGTCGCGGTGGGTGTGTGATGCTTTTGCTCTCTAGCCGCTCTGATGTCTGATACTCAGTCTTTCCACCCAAAGTATCCCAGAAGAGCTctttaaatggataaataacATTCATGCATTTCACACAAAGCTTTAGGGCCTGGAGATTTAATATGCTCGTGGTAAGAAAGAGTCTTTCCAGACCCTTCTATTGAAGTGAACAGTTAGCTGAAGCTGTCTCATACCAGGCTCCTGTCCTTCCATGATGTGCTGGGTCTTACACTGCAGTAGTTCACTCATGTATCTTGCACCTCGTAACTCTTCTTCACTGGCACCCTTCCCCTCCCACATATACCCTTGCCCCTCAGGTACTGTCAGCAGGTAGGCATCATTGGAGTTCAGACTGGATGCTTTGGCATCAACCTGTTAGAAGCATGTATGCAAAAATGGATTGATGAAGTGGAGCCCTGGGTTTTGCATGCCTCTGCTAGCCGGTTCCAGCTCACCTCAGAGATGCGTGTGATGGTACCAAAGTTTCTGCGCACTTGAAAGAAACGGACTGGGGATGGAGGTGACTGCCCTCCTTGTCTGGATGTACCATGCTTGTACACAACCAGAGGGTTGGCTTTGAACAGACACAGAAGATGTGCTGGCTCCTTCCCCTGGGTTACACGCACCTAAATATTGGTCATGTGATCATTACAGGAAATTCTAGACATAGCTCTAGGAAGTTCAAGGTGCTAACAACAAAGGTTAGTTTCCCAGGGAACACCTATACTGACAGATTGATAAATATATGCAGCTTGTACAGGATAAGGTCATATGCACACAGTTTCTAGTCACAGTTTGAGAAATTAGCACAcactttctgttttcttctttttgatTACCACACCCAAACATCCACCAGTATGTTTTACAATATGAGGAATGTTTCACAGTATTTACCTCACATCCATTTTTCATCCAAATTTCACTGAAAACAACCCTAGTCTAGTAAGACAAATATCACTGGTGGTAACACTAGTATCACTTTAACTTTGTATGttatataaatttaaatgtttttaatctcaGTAGTGTGGTTGTTTTAATAACTAATGACTTAAACTGCCttatcattaaaaatgttacactCTTTACTATATCTGGCCTTAAACCTTTGCTCTGTATATTCATTACTTCAGTTTCACAGTATAGTAGTGAATAAATCTGAACAGCCTTTATTGTACACTCTTTTATGTGTTTGGCCACAGCAGGTACCTGGACAGCATTTCCACCCAGTGATCGGTCCAGTTCAACAGTAAGGAAGGCGGACGCTGTTAGCTCATCTATCGTGCTGCTGGAGCCCTGCCTAAGGAGCCAGTCCCATTCACAGTTAGGACAAAGCACTGATCGCATCATTTAAATATAGTCATAGACAGATAAAAACTGTGAGACGACCTTCACCTGAATCTAGCGTGAATCTTACCATGTGTAGATGATTTGTCctcttttgtatgtgtataaaatGATATAGCAGTCCCCACCATAGAACTGCCCATATGTCTTTGGGTCTATAGGGACTTTGCTTTCTCCTTTACTTCCAGTTTCTACCCTCCAAAtctgaaagaaataaacaagaGCAACATACTCTAAAAACACTGTTAGACTTACATTCTGAACCTATTCCTTTTGGTAAGttaaatacagataaatattcataaatatcaTTATACTCAATGAAGGATGTTAGATCACTCTAGTCACTAATCATTGACTACACACCTGGTGCATAGTGGACCCCCCTAGAGACCCTAGAGCTGTCACAACTGCATCCTTCCTTTGACAATTCatgcaataaaaatgcactCTAGCCCTTTCAGTGAAATGTTTATTCACAAttataacattttgtaaaatttcTGCATTCACAtcacatttagaaataaaaatattttgtttagatAACCATGCATGATAATAACTGATATTGCTGCATGGCAGTAAGACCCTCAAACTTCTTCAGTCCGACCCCTGGAGACATGTGGAAACCGCTATCATAATACTTCTGATAGCTGTGCATGAATaaattaaacactgtgtcaTGGGTGTTTTAAAATTACAGGACCAGGTTCTATAGTAACAGTAAGTCCAATATAATATCGGACCTCACAGCCTCACCAATACAACACTACACCTTATAACACCACTGCTACACCACCACCTTCACAGCCCCACCAGTACAGATTTACACTACCCCCATAGCCCCTACTGACAACACCACCCCTCACAGCCCCACACATAGAACACCACCCATCACAGTCCCTATACtacagcaccacccatcacagTCCTACCTGTACAACAGCACCCCTCACAGTTTCACCAGTACAAAACCAGCCCTCACAGCCCCTACAGTACAACACTATGTGTAGCAAAGGCTGAGGGGTGCAACCACACTCAGTCTCAAACTGAGGTCTTATCTGCAGCAATCATGTGCCCTGTCCACCACACAAACGCGCCAGCGCTCTGGTATGGCACCCATCTCACCATCCTGAGTGGTggtgtccgcacgtgtgtgtgtgtatatgtgtatagcACGCAGGCTTCActcataaacaaacatgaacacaaatacacacagacaataaaaaaGACTTTATAAacagcatttatatttattatggcTATTATGTGACTCACCTGTGTTCCTCCAGTGCCATCATCCACCATGCTGTACTGGGTTACCATCTGCTGGGATTCATGAAGCTTGGAAGTATCAAAGTCCACCTGCTGGATCCTAGCAATCCGCTCCGTGACAAAGACCCTGCCCAGGCCCTGACTCTGATCCTTCTCCTTCCAGTCTCTAAAGAACTGCTTAAATATAGGAGTCTCCCCTCCCTCTGGAAGCACCTGAATCTGTGTATGAGGTCAGAGGACTTTGATCATTCCAAATATGTTCCAGTGGTGCTACAAAGAGGTGTAGAGAACACATGGCTGACtgtataattgtttttgtttttttaatgttttgtgccTGAAGCTCTTTTGCATCATCATATTTGAATGATTTAGCAATTGTTAAAATAATATGAAGTGTGAACCTGAGTGTTTGCAGGATAGCCCATCTGCTGGATAAAGCCCTCAGCTGTCTTCATGGCTTCTTTTCTCTCACTGGGGTTTGCGTTGCGTCCTGGGTCACATAGTGCATTGTAAATAAGGAAAAGCCATAAGAACACTGAGGTCCTACACCAAAAATAGCCTTTGGCACCCAAATCCATTTATCCACAAACCTCTAAAAAAAAGTCTctattgtttaataaaaaaatctttggATTAATTGATCTGTCAGATGCTACTGTCTTCGATGCTCTTATGAAGGAAATGTTGGCTTATATTCATCCGTATTTGAGAGGTTCTAGGACTTCATTTTTGCCAAAGGAAATTGGGGCTAACCACATCTTCAGCTCCTTGACAGCCTTAGGCTAAGGGATACTGCCATAAAGAATACTTGGTAGGTTGTGTGTACCTTTCCACACAAAGATCATCTTGCTCTTGCCATAATCCAAAATGAAGCACTCATCAGACAACAGGTGACTCTTAGAGAAGGGATTCTCCTCTGACACGACAGACACTTGCATTTTTCCAGTTGCATCAGACACCTaataaaagaagcattttttttttcttatcttgttttttttgggggggagttggggggggttctttgttgtgtttacatttgtgctTTGTGAGTGCATACAGTGTGCATCTGTTCCTTCgtcctgtgtatgtgttttctcACCATGTAAAGTTTTGCCATTTTTCTGTTAGATACATCAGCTACAGTGTCATCATTATCCTCACCATCTGGTAGTTCTGGTTTATCACCAAgaacctgcaaaaaaaaaacaagtgacaATGCAAATGCTTAAACTGACATGCAGAAAGTTTACCACCAACAAACAAGACCACAGCTGCAGAAAGAACATCTGTTCAGTGGTTTAGCAATGTAACATCCACTGCCTAAAAATAAATAGCCTACACCACATGCAAAAACCCAAAGAGTGTACAATAACACGTTCTTCTATGAGCCTCTTTTATGTCCTGTTTATATTAAGCTGCATGCAGGGGGACAACAACCAGCTCCTCCTGAGAGAGCAGCCATGATTTGGGTGGTTAGCAGTATTACCTTGTTCAATTCACTGGGTTCACTTCCATCTTCCACAACCACCAGTTGTGCCCTGCCATTGCGCTCGTTGTCACGGATACCAACAGCCATCTGGGCTGCTTTCAGCCGTTCAAACTTGTTGCACATTGAGCCACACCACTGGTAGATAACCTGGAGACAATAAGTGTCCGAAACAGaaagcaaggagagagagagagagagagagagagagagagtgagtgagagaggggggggggttgtgctaGGTAAGACTAGGTAAGAGTACTTGCAAGCCACGTTTCTTCAGTATTGTTGTTTATCCTGTTTTATCAATACATTATTTCATTGTGGCTTTTACTTCGTTATGTTTGAGTTATTAATATTTCCAAATTATAATTCATGTATCAAGGTCATCTTTGAAAGATATCATATCTCAAACTTCATTCAAGAAGCTTTATTGCTATACAGCTTCCAACAAGGAAGGCAGATTGTTaaggtgaaataaaaaaaataataatgttttatcaGCTGTCTTATGCATCATGCTGGTGAATAAGGATCTCATGATCTGTGATGTAAAATTCTTTGAATTTTCTCAAGAGCATGTAACGTCAGACTAAACTAATTATCATTCCCACATGGTGTACATGCACAGCAAACATTTGGTATGCAAACTCTGTGTA
Protein-coding sequences here:
- the scin gene encoding adseverin, which translates into the protein MVVYHKEFEQAGKTTGLHIWRIESLEIVPVPEGLHGSFYVGDAYLILRTVKQKDLYFYDLHYWLGKECSQDESTAAAIFAVQLDDYLGGKPVQYRELQGCESTAFTSYFKGGITYKAGGVASGFKHVVTNELSAQRLFHIKGRRVVRATEVPLDWTSFNKGDCFIVDLGAVIYQWCGSMCNKFERLKAAQMAVGIRDNERNGRAQLVVVEDGSEPSELNKVLGDKPELPDGEDNDDTVADVSNRKMAKLYMVSDATGKMQVSVVSEENPFSKSHLLSDECFILDYGKSKMIFVWKGRNANPSERKEAMKTAEGFIQQMGYPANTQIQVLPEGGETPIFKQFFRDWKEKDQSQGLGRVFVTERIARIQQVDFDTSKLHESQQMVTQYSMVDDGTGGTQIWRVETGSKGESKVPIDPKTYGQFYGGDCYIILYTYKRGQIIYTWQGSSSTIDELTASAFLTVELDRSLGGNAVQVRVTQGKEPAHLLCLFKANPLVVYKHGTSRQGGQSPPSPVRFFQVRRNFGTITRISEVDAKASSLNSNDAYLLTVPEGQGYMWEGKGASEEELRGARYMSELLQCKTQHIMEGQEPELFWDTLGGKTEYQTSERLESKSITHPPRLFACSNKTGRFIIEEVPGEFTQDDLAEDDVMLMDVWDQVFIWIGKDANEVERTESVKSAKMYIDTDPSGRDKGTPVVIVKQGHEPPTFTGWFLGWDSSKWDTDPVNKAVKTLNVS